One genomic window of Halobellus limi includes the following:
- a CDS encoding putative quinol monooxygenase produces MIVLDAVFPVDPERRDDAVELFRAVAEESRAEDGVLDYRVAAGVDDGNRFQFFERYEDEAAFAAHVGSEHVDRLGEQLPELLAGEPEVTRFDVDSASTVEL; encoded by the coding sequence GTGATTGTACTCGATGCGGTCTTCCCGGTCGATCCCGAGAGGCGCGACGACGCGGTGGAACTGTTCCGAGCGGTCGCCGAGGAATCACGGGCCGAAGACGGGGTGCTCGACTACCGCGTCGCCGCGGGCGTCGACGACGGGAACCGGTTCCAGTTCTTCGAGCGGTACGAGGACGAGGCGGCCTTCGCCGCTCACGTCGGGTCCGAGCACGTCGACCGACTCGGCGAGCAGCTCCCGGAACTGCTGGCGGGAGAGCCCGAAGTGACTCGATTCGACGTCGACTCCGCGTCGACTGTCGAACTGTAA
- a CDS encoding MFS transporter, which produces MQRRKRRALSVIAAAELLAMSLWFSATAAAPELAGEWGLTATETAWLTIAVQLGFVAGAFLSSALTLSDVIRPRYLFAGSAVAGAACTAAIAGFVDAATPAIALRFLTGVALAGVYPPGMKILAGWFEDGRGFAIGVLVGALTVGSALPHLLRALGGVGSPRVVLYGAALLATVGGLLALVVEPGPHQAPTAPFDPGAIGRMLRDRGTMLANGGYFGHIWELYAVWTWIPSYLLASIAANGGSGGPAVASLLAFGTIAVGGVGAVSAGAAADRFGRTSVTSASMGVSGVACVAAGFLFGSPMYLLVPFVLVWGVAVVADSAQFSAAVSELAEGPYVGTALTLQTAVGFLLTTVSIQLIPVLVDSVGWRWAFAPLAVGPAIGTLSMLRLRGLPAASKLAGGRR; this is translated from the coding sequence ATGCAACGCCGGAAGCGTCGGGCCCTGTCGGTGATCGCCGCGGCCGAGCTGCTGGCGATGTCGCTGTGGTTCAGCGCGACCGCCGCCGCTCCGGAGTTAGCCGGTGAATGGGGGCTGACGGCCACCGAGACGGCCTGGCTCACGATCGCCGTGCAGTTGGGATTCGTCGCGGGCGCGTTCCTCTCCTCCGCGCTCACGCTGTCGGACGTGATCCGCCCGCGGTACCTCTTCGCCGGATCCGCTGTCGCCGGCGCGGCGTGTACGGCCGCGATCGCGGGGTTCGTCGACGCGGCGACGCCGGCCATCGCGCTGCGCTTCCTGACCGGCGTCGCGCTCGCGGGCGTCTACCCGCCGGGGATGAAGATCCTGGCGGGTTGGTTCGAGGACGGGAGGGGGTTCGCGATCGGCGTGTTGGTCGGGGCGCTGACGGTCGGGTCGGCGCTCCCGCACCTCCTCCGCGCGCTCGGCGGGGTCGGTAGCCCGAGAGTCGTCCTCTACGGTGCCGCCCTGCTGGCGACGGTCGGCGGGCTGTTGGCGCTCGTGGTGGAACCGGGACCGCATCAGGCGCCGACCGCGCCGTTCGATCCCGGCGCGATCGGTCGGATGCTGCGGGACCGCGGGACGATGCTAGCGAACGGCGGGTACTTCGGACACATATGGGAGCTGTACGCCGTCTGGACCTGGATTCCGTCGTATCTCCTCGCGAGTATCGCCGCCAACGGCGGCAGCGGTGGACCCGCGGTGGCGTCGCTGTTGGCGTTCGGGACGATCGCGGTCGGCGGCGTCGGTGCCGTCTCGGCGGGCGCGGCCGCCGATCGGTTCGGGCGGACGAGCGTCACCAGCGCGAGTATGGGGGTCAGCGGCGTCGCCTGCGTCGCTGCGGGGTTCCTGTTCGGGTCCCCGATGTACCTCCTTGTCCCGTTCGTGCTGGTCTGGGGCGTCGCCGTCGTCGCCGACTCGGCGCAGTTCTCCGCGGCGGTCTCGGAACTGGCGGAGGGGCCCTACGTCGGGACCGCGCTCACGCTGCAGACCGCGGTCGGGTTCCTGCTCACCACGGTTTCCATTCAACTGATCCCTGTTCTGGTCGACTCGGTCGGATGGCGGTGGGCGTTCGCCCCCCTGGCGGTCGGTCCCGCGATCGGGACGCTCTCGATGCTCCGGCTCAGGGGGCTTCCCGCGGCGTCGAAACTGGCCGGAGGGCGACGGTGA
- a CDS encoding glycoside hydrolase family 15 protein: MTEPPTDFAVPSDKDAITSTPAGQSQHVLVTANRYADNPRYPYQGALIEETSAFRSDVELFYDLHSMVWDAELAETHDVRNDAIESDLEWASATVPELRLRNEFEFGDGSTGSIEQGLVASSNQCSLLVRNRARFDAAHERTLFTVFNLGIKGHSHEDPNAVQAAHVVHADDCDVLTATDGNRHVAFAQAHDGSRRFDGHRIGHSGRRSGPERSAWADVYEENDGWIEETESGSGDLDAGFGLFVGDEESAEWLTAVGFATESEEKAIAHARDALDAGYESEREAFARAWREWHDGVGERPTGDSVVGDLYERSLTSLKCAEDHCQAMIAGAFKPANMTYKFIWPRDQVVVIQALAAAGAFDEARQALEWLDRVQITAGDEETSDDRGIDRRGTWWQNYYTTGEPHWRALQLDQVGGPIYAHWLLWRETGDDDVLEEHYEMSERAATFLLEWDNGYGFPRKHQDPWEEVWGHSTEGSASAIAGLRCMAEMAERTGDEGFATECRERAATWADNLDTYCFREDTPYGDHYVTAADPEYGEPAPDQRPDAAAFMAYWPWNVLDADDEGLVSTVELADDPVWRADGTPCVGRYPGDTYTPSGTAEDGGWPLCEAYADVVRWQSGVDPDAVADYVTEHAVEWTTSAGLLPERVDGDGTVSWNANLQWSQATYVLLVESHLRGEPYGLAPGE, encoded by the coding sequence ATGACCGAACCCCCGACTGACTTCGCCGTTCCCAGCGACAAAGACGCGATCACGAGCACGCCGGCGGGGCAGAGCCAGCACGTCCTCGTGACGGCGAACCGGTACGCGGACAACCCCCGCTACCCGTATCAGGGCGCACTGATCGAGGAGACCTCGGCGTTCCGGTCCGACGTCGAACTGTTCTACGACCTCCACTCGATGGTCTGGGACGCCGAACTGGCGGAGACTCACGACGTTCGCAACGACGCGATCGAGAGCGACCTCGAATGGGCGTCCGCGACCGTCCCCGAACTGCGCCTCCGCAACGAGTTCGAGTTCGGCGACGGGTCGACGGGGAGCATCGAACAGGGGCTCGTCGCGAGCTCGAACCAGTGTTCGCTGCTCGTGCGCAACCGCGCTCGGTTCGACGCCGCGCACGAGCGGACGCTCTTCACCGTGTTCAACCTCGGCATCAAGGGCCACAGTCACGAGGACCCCAACGCGGTACAGGCCGCCCACGTCGTCCACGCCGACGACTGCGACGTCCTGACGGCGACCGACGGCAACCGCCACGTCGCGTTCGCGCAGGCGCACGACGGATCGAGACGCTTCGACGGGCACCGGATCGGACACAGCGGCCGGCGGTCCGGTCCCGAGCGGAGCGCCTGGGCGGACGTCTACGAGGAGAACGACGGCTGGATCGAGGAGACCGAGAGCGGCAGCGGCGACCTCGACGCCGGGTTCGGCCTGTTCGTCGGCGACGAGGAGTCCGCCGAGTGGCTGACGGCGGTCGGCTTCGCGACCGAAAGCGAAGAGAAGGCGATCGCACACGCCCGCGACGCGCTGGATGCGGGGTACGAGTCCGAACGCGAGGCGTTCGCTCGCGCGTGGCGGGAGTGGCACGACGGGGTGGGCGAGAGACCGACCGGCGATTCGGTCGTCGGGGACCTCTACGAGCGTTCGCTGACCAGCCTGAAGTGCGCCGAAGATCACTGTCAGGCGATGATCGCCGGCGCGTTCAAGCCTGCGAACATGACGTACAAGTTCATCTGGCCCCGCGATCAGGTCGTCGTGATCCAGGCGCTGGCCGCCGCCGGGGCGTTCGACGAGGCCCGACAGGCCCTGGAGTGGCTCGACCGCGTCCAGATCACCGCCGGAGACGAGGAGACGTCCGACGACCGCGGGATCGACCGCCGCGGGACGTGGTGGCAGAACTACTACACGACAGGCGAACCGCACTGGCGGGCGCTCCAGTTGGACCAGGTCGGGGGGCCGATCTACGCCCACTGGCTGCTCTGGCGGGAGACGGGCGACGACGACGTGCTCGAAGAACACTACGAGATGAGCGAGCGGGCGGCGACGTTCCTCCTGGAGTGGGACAACGGCTACGGGTTCCCGCGGAAGCACCAGGATCCCTGGGAGGAGGTGTGGGGCCACTCGACGGAGGGGAGCGCCTCGGCGATCGCCGGACTCCGCTGTATGGCCGAGATGGCCGAGCGGACCGGCGACGAGGGGTTCGCGACCGAGTGCCGCGAGCGCGCCGCAACCTGGGCGGACAACCTCGACACGTACTGCTTCCGCGAGGACACGCCCTACGGCGATCACTACGTCACCGCGGCCGACCCCGAGTACGGCGAACCCGCTCCGGACCAGCGACCGGACGCCGCGGCGTTCATGGCGTACTGGCCGTGGAACGTCCTCGACGCCGACGACGAGGGCCTCGTCTCGACCGTCGAACTCGCGGACGACCCGGTCTGGCGGGCGGACGGCACCCCCTGCGTCGGTCGGTACCCCGGAGACACGTACACGCCGAGCGGGACCGCCGAGGACGGCGGGTGGCCGCTCTGTGAGGCGTACGCCGACGTCGTCCGGTGGCAGTCCGGGGTCGACCCGGACGCCGTGGCCGACTACGTCACCGAGCACGCCGTGGAGTGGACCACCTCCGCGGGGCTGCTCCCCGAGCGCGTCGACGGCGACGGCACCGTGAGCTGGAACGCGAACCTCCAGTGGAGTCAGGCGACGTACGTCCTGCTCGTCGAGAGCCACCTGCGCGGGGAGCCGTACGGACTCGCCCCGGGAGAGTGA
- a CDS encoding glutathione S-transferase N-terminal domain-containing protein produces the protein MLELYRLRGCPYCEKVERKLDELGLDYERHDVPSFRFLRSEVKEVSGQSGVPVLVDTENGVDGMAESDDIVAYLERTYG, from the coding sequence ATGCTCGAACTATACAGGCTTCGGGGGTGTCCGTACTGCGAGAAAGTCGAACGGAAACTCGACGAGCTCGGACTCGATTACGAGCGACACGACGTGCCCTCGTTCCGGTTCCTCCGATCGGAGGTGAAGGAAGTGAGCGGGCAGTCTGGGGTGCCGGTCCTCGTCGACACGGAGAACGGCGTCGACGGGATGGCAGAGAGCGACGACATCGTGGCGTATCTCGAACGCACCTACGGGTGA
- a CDS encoding DUF63 family protein yields the protein MIRAAVRRSLRSWETGMTPAMVASTFPWFGVVGAAYATRQAVALPRLLDLLFRPPAAYLTVGSVVVLLWVAVDRVRPGAQAPVTIAGGLALDLFSRGSEVLLWNGVAVAFALGATAVVWGVYRWRESDAVWVGLGSGVLFAHVLDAATTGVGLAALGTVERNPIAASIIAIGDTAALAHSGIAAFLGVKIAVALATVSMLAGSAESGREEAALLVVAGGVGLAPAVHNLVLFSLTVS from the coding sequence GTGATCCGAGCCGCGGTCCGGCGGTCGCTGCGATCCTGGGAGACCGGAATGACGCCCGCGATGGTCGCCTCGACGTTCCCCTGGTTCGGCGTCGTCGGGGCGGCGTACGCGACCCGGCAGGCGGTCGCCCTACCGAGGCTTCTCGACCTGCTGTTTCGGCCGCCGGCGGCGTATCTCACGGTCGGTTCCGTCGTGGTGCTTCTGTGGGTCGCCGTCGACCGGGTTCGACCGGGAGCACAGGCCCCCGTCACGATCGCCGGCGGGCTCGCGCTCGACCTGTTCTCTCGCGGCAGCGAGGTCCTGCTGTGGAACGGCGTCGCGGTCGCATTCGCGCTCGGAGCGACCGCAGTCGTGTGGGGGGTCTACCGGTGGAGAGAGTCGGACGCCGTCTGGGTGGGACTCGGGAGCGGCGTCCTCTTCGCACACGTGCTCGACGCGGCCACGACCGGCGTCGGACTGGCGGCGCTCGGGACCGTCGAACGGAATCCGATCGCCGCGTCGATCATCGCGATCGGTGACACGGCGGCGCTCGCCCACTCGGGGATCGCCGCGTTCCTCGGCGTGAAAATCGCCGTGGCCCTCGCGACGGTGTCGATGCTCGCTGGATCGGCCGAGTCCGGGCGCGAAGAGGCCGCGCTACTCGTCGTCGCCGGCGGCGTCGGGTTGGCTCCCGCCGTTCACAACCTCGTCCTGTTTTCGCTCACCGTGTCGTGA
- a CDS encoding two-component system sensor histidine kinase NtrB translates to MPRDTDRSESTPAPADRSETAVEERYRKIFRHSNDAIMIVDFDAEEIVDVNPASCELLGYAEEALLGMHPEDIHPDDIDRVRERFISEVRESGSGWTDDLSCLTRDGERVPTEISGAVLEDGTAGPPTRMVAILRDISERVEHRRQLEEKVDRLERFAQVLSHDLRNPLSVVDGHLDLARETGDPKHFEAAQDAVDRMDELVDELLALVREGDAVGAQESVALEDVSRRAWRSVSAGEATLRCETDLTFAADPSRLQELLENLFRNAVQHCESGVNLTVGPIESPDAVGFYVADDGPGIEPERTERLFEWGYTSEERGTGFGLAIVERIADGHGWDLTVTDSDAGGTRFEFTGLTVASETT, encoded by the coding sequence ATGCCACGAGACACCGATCGATCCGAATCGACGCCAGCCCCCGCCGACCGGTCGGAGACCGCTGTCGAGGAGCGATACCGGAAGATCTTCCGACACAGCAACGACGCGATTATGATCGTCGATTTCGACGCCGAGGAGATCGTGGACGTCAATCCCGCGTCGTGTGAGTTGCTGGGGTACGCCGAGGAGGCGCTCCTCGGGATGCACCCCGAGGACATCCACCCGGACGACATCGACCGCGTTCGAGAACGGTTCATCTCGGAGGTCAGAGAGTCCGGGTCCGGGTGGACGGACGACCTCTCGTGTCTCACCAGAGACGGCGAGCGGGTCCCCACCGAGATCTCGGGCGCGGTGCTCGAAGACGGGACCGCGGGACCGCCGACGCGGATGGTCGCCATCCTCAGAGACATCTCCGAGCGGGTGGAACACCGGCGGCAACTCGAAGAGAAGGTCGACAGGCTCGAACGGTTCGCACAGGTGCTCTCACACGACCTCCGGAACCCGCTCTCGGTGGTCGACGGCCACCTGGATCTCGCCCGCGAGACGGGCGATCCGAAGCACTTCGAGGCGGCGCAGGACGCCGTCGATCGGATGGACGAACTCGTCGACGAACTGCTGGCGTTGGTGCGCGAGGGCGACGCCGTCGGGGCACAGGAGTCGGTCGCGCTGGAGGACGTGAGCCGTCGCGCGTGGCGGTCCGTCTCGGCGGGGGAGGCGACGCTTCGCTGTGAGACGGATCTCACCTTCGCGGCGGACCCGTCCCGCCTGCAGGAGTTGCTCGAGAACCTCTTTCGGAACGCGGTCCAGCACTGCGAGTCCGGTGTGAATCTCACTGTCGGACCCATCGAATCGCCGGACGCGGTCGGGTTCTACGTCGCCGATGACGGCCCGGGTATCGAGCCCGAGCGGACCGAGCGGCTGTTCGAGTGGGGATATACCTCCGAGGAGCGCGGTACCGGGTTCGGACTGGCGATCGTCGAACGGATCGCCGACGGCCACGGGTGGGACCTCACCGTCACCGACAGCGACGCCGGCGGGACGCGATTCGAGTTCACGGGCCTGACGGTGGCGTCGGAAACAACCTGA
- a CDS encoding thiamine pyrophosphate-binding protein produces the protein MDADTPTGGPDTDVRWYKALSHDELPEGRVKAVSCGGETVAVTRYDGEYAALENDCPHQGGPLGEGSIEAGCLRCPWHGWDFDPLTGETPGPHDDRVGTYPVEEREDGIYVGFPEEGPHERTVSDVIAETLVNWGVRQVWGIVGHSNLGLADALRREADRGNLSYYGVRHEGAGAFAASAYGKLTGRPAACFSIAGPGATNMLTGLWDANVDRSPAIALTGQVDSQVLGTGNFQEIDLEAAYGDVAEFEATVLPDSRHAELATRAAKTAILERGVSHLIFPDEIQTKPAVDVEAGDPEGRIADRDITPPEDALSDAVELLETAERPVVVVGHGARFEMDGIVELAERFDCPVLTTFKAKGQIPDSHPLAAGVLGRSGTPIASHFMNESDLLAVFGASFSNHTGIAEYKPIIHVDYDAMALGKFHGVDVPVWGEIGVTVEELRERLGDDVDAESQREELADRWEIWREEKATRRAGTPERGVNYATAFDAMSRIVPDDAIVPVDVGNNTYAFGRYFEPAGQSVLMSGYLGSIGFAFPAALGAWAATREPESRFSGRPVVSVSSDGGFGQYLSEFTTAVKYGMDLTHVLLNDDELGKISKEQRTGGWDVWQTDLVNPDFAAFAENCGGHGVRVEGEDSLDDALEEAIDYDGPALVEILTDSDPV, from the coding sequence ATGGACGCAGACACACCGACTGGCGGACCCGACACGGACGTACGGTGGTACAAGGCGCTCTCACACGACGAACTCCCGGAGGGACGGGTCAAAGCGGTCAGCTGTGGCGGCGAGACCGTCGCGGTGACTCGCTACGACGGCGAGTACGCCGCGCTCGAAAACGACTGCCCGCATCAGGGCGGTCCGCTGGGAGAGGGATCGATCGAGGCCGGGTGTCTCCGCTGTCCCTGGCACGGCTGGGACTTCGACCCGCTTACGGGGGAGACGCCCGGCCCGCACGACGACCGGGTCGGGACGTACCCGGTCGAGGAGCGGGAGGACGGCATCTACGTCGGGTTCCCCGAAGAGGGGCCCCACGAACGTACGGTCTCGGACGTGATCGCCGAGACGCTCGTCAACTGGGGTGTCCGGCAGGTCTGGGGCATCGTCGGGCACTCGAACCTCGGCCTCGCCGACGCGCTGCGTCGAGAGGCCGACCGGGGGAACCTCTCGTACTACGGCGTCCGTCACGAGGGCGCCGGCGCGTTCGCCGCGTCGGCCTACGGGAAGCTCACCGGTCGCCCCGCCGCCTGTTTCTCCATCGCCGGCCCCGGCGCGACGAACATGCTCACGGGGCTGTGGGACGCGAACGTCGACCGGTCGCCGGCGATCGCGCTCACCGGCCAGGTGGACTCGCAGGTGCTCGGCACCGGGAACTTCCAGGAAATCGACCTCGAAGCCGCCTACGGCGACGTGGCCGAATTCGAGGCGACCGTCCTGCCGGACAGCCGACACGCCGAACTCGCGACGCGGGCGGCGAAGACGGCGATCCTCGAACGGGGCGTCTCCCACCTGATCTTCCCCGACGAGATCCAGACCAAACCGGCAGTTGACGTCGAGGCCGGCGATCCGGAAGGTCGGATCGCCGACCGAGACATCACTCCCCCCGAAGACGCCCTCTCTGACGCGGTCGAACTGCTGGAGACCGCCGAGCGGCCGGTCGTCGTCGTCGGCCACGGGGCCCGATTCGAGATGGACGGGATCGTCGAACTCGCCGAGCGGTTCGACTGTCCGGTACTGACGACGTTCAAGGCGAAGGGGCAGATCCCCGACTCGCACCCGCTGGCCGCCGGCGTCCTCGGGCGGAGCGGGACGCCGATCGCGAGCCACTTTATGAACGAGTCGGACCTCCTGGCGGTCTTCGGGGCGAGCTTCTCGAATCACACCGGCATCGCCGAGTACAAGCCGATCATCCACGTCGACTACGACGCGATGGCGCTCGGGAAGTTCCACGGCGTCGACGTCCCCGTGTGGGGGGAGATCGGCGTCACCGTCGAGGAACTCCGGGAGCGTCTCGGCGACGACGTGGACGCGGAGAGCCAGCGCGAGGAACTCGCCGATCGCTGGGAGATCTGGCGTGAGGAGAAGGCGACGCGCCGCGCGGGAACGCCCGAGCGGGGCGTCAACTACGCGACGGCCTTCGACGCGATGAGTCGGATCGTTCCCGACGACGCCATCGTCCCCGTCGACGTGGGGAACAACACCTACGCGTTCGGTCGGTACTTCGAACCGGCGGGGCAGTCGGTGTTGATGTCCGGTTACCTGGGCTCGATCGGGTTCGCGTTCCCGGCGGCGCTCGGCGCGTGGGCGGCCACGCGGGAACCCGAGTCGCGCTTTTCCGGCCGTCCGGTGGTCTCCGTCTCCAGCGACGGCGGATTCGGGCAGTATCTGAGCGAGTTCACGACCGCCGTGAAGTACGGGATGGACCTCACGCACGTCCTGCTCAACGACGACGAACTCGGCAAGATCAGCAAGGAACAGCGCACGGGCGGGTGGGACGTCTGGCAGACCGACCTCGTCAACCCGGACTTCGCGGCGTTCGCGGAGAACTGCGGCGGACACGGCGTCCGCGTCGAGGGCGAAGACAGCCTCGACGACGCGCTCGAGGAAGCGATCGACTACGACGGCCCGGCGCTCGTCGAGATCCTCACCGACTCGGACCCGGTGTGA
- a CDS encoding glutamate synthase-related protein — MNRPDAGDPRRVATWSDLTDREPAHARVEGVDLVVVRYDGEVSVLYGRCLHRGVLLGDGRVDGHNLICGVHGWDYRVDTGISEYDNSEVLEKFTAWVDEGEDAVFVDAAEVAEWAEANPQPYDEPEAADSAANPEFYGDLDEDAEPHTHYIQKLAQRGAEGIGEHGSVSAMGVPRSELPSWDDLQILTAQLARTPLDDEAPVDTELVIGPSAENPLALDIPIFVSDMSFGALSEEAKIAISEGAERAGTGVCSGEGGMLPEEQAANSRYFYEYATGEFGWDIDLVERVQAFHFKAGQGAKTGTGGHLPGEKVQGRIAEVRGLEPGTDAVSPSRFDDLRTPEDFAAMADRVREVGGGIPIGFKLSAQHVEDDIDFALEAGADYVILDGRGGGTGAAPDVFKNNISVPTMAALARARRHLDARGRSDVTLIATGGLRTESDFIKAMALGADGVAVANSAMQAIGCLGMRACDSNNCPVGIATQREDLRSRVVIDSAAEGLQNFFEATVSLMKVMARACGHDSLSGFERRDLTTWKEEIADLTGVEYAGVGR; from the coding sequence ATGAACCGGCCGGACGCGGGCGACCCTCGGCGCGTCGCGACGTGGAGCGACCTGACCGACCGGGAACCGGCACACGCGCGGGTCGAGGGCGTCGACCTCGTCGTCGTCCGGTACGACGGCGAGGTCTCGGTCCTCTACGGGCGGTGTCTCCACCGCGGCGTGCTGCTCGGAGACGGCCGCGTCGACGGGCACAACCTCATCTGCGGCGTCCACGGCTGGGACTACCGGGTCGACACGGGCATCAGCGAGTACGACAACTCGGAGGTGCTGGAGAAGTTCACCGCGTGGGTCGACGAGGGCGAGGACGCCGTGTTCGTCGACGCCGCCGAGGTCGCCGAGTGGGCGGAGGCCAACCCGCAACCGTACGACGAGCCCGAGGCGGCCGACAGCGCGGCGAACCCCGAATTCTACGGCGACCTCGACGAAGACGCGGAGCCCCACACCCACTACATCCAGAAACTCGCCCAGCGGGGCGCGGAGGGAATCGGCGAGCACGGGAGCGTCTCGGCGATGGGCGTCCCGCGGTCCGAACTGCCCAGTTGGGACGACCTGCAGATCCTGACGGCCCAGCTCGCCCGCACCCCGCTCGACGACGAGGCGCCCGTCGACACGGAACTGGTGATCGGCCCGAGCGCCGAGAACCCGCTGGCTCTCGACATCCCGATCTTCGTCAGCGACATGAGCTTCGGCGCGCTCAGCGAGGAGGCCAAGATCGCAATCTCGGAGGGCGCCGAACGGGCGGGGACCGGCGTCTGCTCCGGCGAGGGCGGGATGCTCCCCGAGGAACAGGCGGCCAACTCGCGGTACTTCTACGAGTACGCGACCGGGGAGTTCGGCTGGGACATCGACCTCGTCGAGCGCGTGCAGGCGTTCCACTTCAAGGCCGGACAGGGCGCGAAGACCGGGACCGGCGGCCACCTCCCCGGCGAGAAGGTGCAGGGGCGGATCGCGGAGGTCCGCGGTCTCGAACCCGGGACGGACGCGGTGAGTCCCTCGCGGTTCGACGACCTCAGAACGCCCGAAGACTTCGCCGCGATGGCCGACCGCGTCCGCGAGGTCGGCGGCGGGATTCCGATCGGGTTCAAGCTCTCCGCCCAGCACGTCGAGGACGACATCGACTTCGCGCTCGAGGCCGGCGCGGACTACGTCATCCTGGACGGCCGGGGCGGCGGGACCGGTGCGGCGCCGGACGTGTTCAAGAACAACATCTCCGTGCCGACGATGGCGGCGCTGGCTCGCGCCCGGCGGCACCTCGACGCGCGCGGTCGCTCCGACGTGACGCTCATCGCGACGGGCGGCCTCCGGACGGAGTCGGACTTCATCAAGGCGATGGCCCTCGGCGCCGACGGCGTCGCGGTCGCCAACTCCGCGATGCAGGCGATCGGCTGTCTCGGGATGCGTGCCTGCGACTCGAACAACTGCCCCGTCGGGATCGCGACGCAGCGGGAGGACCTCCGGAGCCGGGTCGTGATCGATTCCGCCGCCGAGGGCCTGCAGAACTTCTTCGAGGCCACCGTCTCGCTGATGAAGGTGATGGCCAGAGCCTGCGGACACGACAGCCTCTCGGGGTTCGAGCGCCGCGATCTGACGACCTGGAAGGAAGAGATCGCCGACCTGACCGGCGTCGAGTACGCGGGGGTCGGCCGATGA
- a CDS encoding DUF3179 domain-containing protein: MNVDAVLPRDAIPSVDDPSFGRDYVGDPDDEVVVVDGAAVGGTAGVDSGDGGSEEAPPPARAYPIRILSYHEIVNDAVGGRPIAVTWCPICWSAAVYDRTVGGRMLTFGTSGKLADDALVMYDRATGTEWRQTTGRAISGELEGERLRTLAAPVTTWKRFAAEHPDGVVLQPVRGGESGSGRSARDAYDMRPYERYARSGEFGLYGMRGEGRRRTWDREDVDAKAVVLGIERGDEAAGYPVDHVEAAGGVVTDTVGGLDVVVFAADGRTGVFEDPGFAFETREGTVRGDGATWDPTTGRSSDGRRLDRVPARRLFAFAWQDAHGPDSFVGT; this comes from the coding sequence ATGAACGTCGACGCCGTCCTCCCGAGGGACGCGATTCCGAGCGTCGACGACCCGTCGTTCGGTCGGGACTACGTCGGCGACCCCGATGACGAGGTCGTCGTCGTCGACGGGGCGGCCGTCGGCGGAACGGCCGGTGTGGACAGCGGAGACGGCGGGTCTGAGGAAGCGCCGCCTCCGGCGCGGGCGTACCCGATCCGGATCCTCAGCTACCACGAGATCGTCAACGACGCCGTCGGCGGACGACCGATCGCCGTGACCTGGTGTCCGATCTGCTGGAGTGCGGCGGTCTACGACCGGACCGTCGGCGGCCGGATGCTGACGTTCGGGACGTCGGGGAAGCTCGCCGACGACGCGCTGGTGATGTACGACCGGGCGACGGGCACGGAGTGGCGGCAGACGACCGGCAGGGCGATCTCCGGCGAACTGGAGGGAGAACGGTTGCGAACGCTCGCGGCGCCGGTCACGACCTGGAAGCGCTTCGCGGCGGAGCACCCCGACGGCGTGGTCCTCCAGCCGGTCCGCGGAGGCGAGTCGGGATCCGGCCGGTCCGCCCGGGACGCCTACGATATGAGGCCGTACGAGCGCTACGCCCGGAGCGGCGAGTTCGGCCTCTACGGGATGCGCGGCGAGGGGCGAAGGCGCACCTGGGACCGGGAGGACGTCGACGCGAAGGCGGTCGTTCTCGGTATCGAACGCGGCGACGAGGCGGCGGGCTACCCGGTCGACCACGTCGAGGCCGCCGGGGGCGTCGTCACCGACACGGTGGGCGGTCTCGACGTGGTGGTGTTCGCCGCGGACGGTCGCACCGGGGTCTTCGAGGATCCGGGGTTCGCGTTCGAGACCCGCGAGGGGACGGTCCGCGGCGACGGGGCGACGTGGGACCCGACAACGGGGCGGAGTTCCGACGGGCGGCGGCTGGACCGGGTCCCCGCGCGGCGGCTGTTCGCGTTCGCCTGGCAGGACGCACACGGCCCGGATTCGTTCGTCGGAACCTGA